TGCTTTCCTGGTTACCGATAGTTGGTGATCCGCTTACTTTAGTTGCAGGACTTGTCAGGTTAAAGTTTGTTTGGTTTGTTATAATTGCAGGGAGTTTGAGGGTTTTGCGTTATTATTTTTTGACGTTTTTGTAGGCTTTCTAATTTTTCTTGGGTACTTTTAGAATTTTGTTTACGAGGACGAATCCTCGCTACGCTCTGAGCCTCTAGAACAAATTTCTAAAAGTACAGAAAATATTTGTAAAAATCATAACTATTGAAAAGGTGTACGGGATGAAAACCGATGTATTGATTATTGGAGCGGGTGGAGCAGGTCTGATGGCTGCAATCGCCGCAAAAGAAGAGGGTGTTGATGTCTTGGTGCTTACAAAAGAGTATCCAACACGTTCTCAAACCTGTATGGCTCAAGGCGGGATGAATGCTGCCCTTGGTAATGTAGCTGAAGACAGTGTAGAAGATCACATACAGAACACACTCAAATCTGCCCACGGTGAAGCGGATGAAGAGTCTATCCGTTTTATGTGTTCAGAAGCTATCAATGCTGTTGAATATCTTGATAGTATCGGTGTATGTTTTTCACGTACAGGTGATGGCAAGATAGCTCAAAGAAGACTTGGTGGAGCATCTGCACCCCGTGCATGTTATGCACAGGATTATACGGGTTTAAAAATTCTTCATACTTTATATGATCGAGCGAATGCTTTAGGGATTGAGTTTGTGAATGACACCTTTTTATTAGAGGTGTTAAAAGATGAAGATGGAAATGCCTGCGGTGCAAAAGTGTTAGATATCCGTAGCGGTGAATTAAAAACATATATCGCAAAAACGGTTATTTTAGCAACGGGCGGTTATTCACGCATCTATGACAAATACTCGACAAACTCGACAGCTTCAAGCGGTGATGGGATTGCAGCGGCACTTCGTGCGGGTGCAAAGTTAAAAGATATGGAGTTTGTACAGTTTCATCCGACGGGTCTGAAAAACTCTTCTATCCTCATTAGTGAATCGGCTCGCGGCGAGGGCGGTTACCTGTTAAACTCTAAAGGGGAGCGTTTTACCGATGAATTGGCACCTCGTGATCAAGTGAGTCGTGCTATTGATGAGCAGATCAAAAAAGGGGAGGATATTTTCTTAGATATTCGCCACCTTGGAGAGAGCTTTATAGACGAGGGTCTACCACAAGAGAGAAAGCTGGCAAAACTGTATGAAAATGTTGATCCGGTGCATGACCTTATCCCTATAAAACCTGTAGCTCACTATACAATGGGCGGTATTGCTGTTGATAACAGATCACAAACCAATGTTGAGAGACTCTATGCATGTGGAGAGTGTGCAAACCATAATGTACACGGTGCAAACCGTTTAGGCGGTAACTCACTTTTAGAGATCGTAGTGTTTGGGCGTGAAGCAGGACGCAATGCAGCAACAAAGGCAAAAGAGGTGGCAAGTTTATCGGTACCTGCACACACTGAATGCTTTTTAGAAAAAGAGTTTAGCAATACTGTTGATTTTTATAAGTACAAAGAGAAGATCGGAAATCTGCTTTATAACAAAGTGGGTATTGTGAGAAAAAAATCTGAGCTCAAAGATGCGTTGGAGGAGCTGGAGATGATCAAATCACTTCTGCCGCAAATGGGTTGGAGTGATACTTCTGCTGTTTATAATACTAACAAACAAGAGTTCTTAGAGTTTAGAAACATTGTTGAAGTAAGTGAAGTTGTAATTCAAAGTGCTCTTGGCAGAGATGAAAGTTGCGGTGCACACTATATGGAGGCGCAGTCATGAAAATAACGGTTAAAAGAGACTCTGCATTTGAGATTTACGAGCTTGAAGATGGAGCATACACACTTCTAGAAGCATTGAACAAGATTAAACGTGAGCTCGATAATACACTCAGCTTTTCAAGCGGATGCCGAAGCAGCGTGTGTGGAAGCTGTGCGATGCGTGTGAATGAAAAAGAGGTATTGGCGTGTTCATACAAAGTGCAAGAGGGTGACTTGATTGAACCGCTTAACAATATGCCTGTAATCCGCGATCTTGTTGTAGATATGGACAAGTCGTATGAGATGAACGTAAAAGCAAAAGCGTGGATCAAAACTATAAACAGTGAAGCTGTTTTAGATCATGAAGCAGAGAAGATCAATGAGGTGCAAAGTGATTGTATCTTATGCGGTTCATGTTATTCATCTTGCCCGGTATATGCCGTAAACGGTGAGTTCTTAGGACCGTTTTCACTCACAAGAGTTTGGAAGTATGTAAGTGACAAACGTGAAAATGACGCTGCGGAGAAGATCGATACTATTCAGACAAACGGGATCTGGGATTGTACACTTTGTAATAACTGTACAGTTGTATGTCCGCAAAATATCTCATCTAAGGCCGACATAGAAAAACTGAGAGTGCGATCAAGCATGTTTGGTTACAGCGATCCTAATTTCGGATCGTTTGGCGGTGGATTTGATGGAGGATTCGGGTTTGACGGAAGCCCTAGTTTCTAGGGCTTTTTTTGTTACTCTACAGTAACAGTTACTGGAGCCGGTGTCTCCATGATCGGATCTGAACCAAAACGGTTTTGACCGACACTTCCTTGTAAAACAGTGAGTATAAGGAACCAGATCCAACCGATAACAGGTATGATCTGTATGAGCTGCCACCAGCCGCTTTTATCTATATCATGCATTCTTCTTGCTGCTAAAGCCAGAAAAGGGATAAACGAAGCTAATGTGAAAATAGTTCCAAACAGTCCTGCAGAGTATACTACATAGTCTATTTCAGAACCTATCAGACCATCTAATAAACCGACTAAGAAAGATATAATAAAGTAAAACAGTACAAAAAACCAATACTCTTGCCTTCTTGCTCTGCCGTCAAAGTTAGCATAGTTCTTTCTATAGATATCTATAAAATACTTGATGAAGTACTCTTTAACTTGATCCATTTTCTATCCTTTTCTAACAAAATATACTTATTTATAGCATAATGACTATCTATGATCTTACAATTTTGTAACTATTTATAAAAAAAACTTATACAGTTACGGAATGTAACAAAAATTAATCAACTCCAGAGCTTAAGCTAACAAACATTATATGTTATAATTAACATAAAAAAAGGTTAGTGATGGCAAAAGAGCATTCATTTGATATAACGGCAAAAGTAGATGTTCAACTTTTTAAAAATGCTATAAATCTCGTAGATCGTGAAGTTGCAAACAGATATGATTTTAAAGGTACGACATACGAAGTTAATTATAAAGAGAAAGATAAAGCGTTAGTGTTAGTAGCATCATCGGACAATAAACTTGATGCGCTCAAAGATATAGTAATTGAAAAACTTTTAAAACAGGGACTCTCTTCAAAAGTATTAGATGAACTTCGTGTTGAAGATGCAAGCGGAGGTACAAGAAAAGCGACTTACAGAGTTGTTGATTACATCGAGTCTAAAGAGGCGAAGAAGATTACAGCCGACATCAAAAAAATGAAGTTAAAAGTAAATGCTCAGATCGAGGGTGACAGCATCCGTGTAAAAGCCAAAAATATTGACGATCTCCAGAAAGTTATGAAGATGGTTCGTGAAGGTGAGTGGGAAGCTCCGTTAAAATTTGAAAATATGAGATAGGGGATCATAATGAAAAAGATGAGTGTAGAGGATGCAGCGACGTTTTTTGGTGTTTCAAAAGAAGCTATTCACAATAGAATCAGACGCGGTTCAATTCAAAGTGTAGTAGAGAACGGCATAAAATTGGTTGTAGTTGATGAGCAGGCAAAAGCACCACAGAAGAGAGCAACAGCTACAAAGTCTATTAATAATGACAGATACTATAAATACCTTGAAGAACAAAATGCAAAACTGCAACAACGTGTAGACACTTTAGAAGGTGAAACAAGAAGTCTGCGTGATCAAAAAGAGCAGATGCTTATAGAAGAGAAAGAAAAGCTGGAGCGTATCTATAAAGAGAAAGATGAACAACTCAAAAACATTTTGCATACACTCTCTTCAAAGTTCATGTTAAGTGCAGCACCTTCTGAAGAGCTTGAAGCGATTGAACAACATGACGCTTTTGAAGCAGAGATTGAAGAGGAAACTCCAAGTGAACTTATCTCATTGAAAAAATATCTCAAATCTCTTAAGCTATCTGAGAAAAAGATGATAAAAACTCTTAAAAAGTTTAAAGAGTTGGAAGATGATAGAATTGTAAGAGTAGGGAAAAAGATCTATATAGATCCACTAAAATATGATTATAGCGATCTGATCAAGAAGTAAGTATTACTTCTTGTTCTTATTGAAAACCTCTTGCATAATGCTTTGTTGCATTAAAGTCTCCATAAATGCTGTATCTAGCTCTACATAAAATTGATCTGAATCCTGTTCATCTAACTGTACCGTATAACTTATCTCCATAGTTTGATCAGTATCAAACAGTGCTTCAGCTTTACAACTTCTAAGTTTTACCGTTTCATCATATGCAACAGCTCTGAATGAAGAGAGTTCAACCATAGCTTTTGGTAAAGATTTTGTAAAACCCGCTAAGAAAAGGTTATTTGAGTTTTGTGCATTGTCTAAGATATTTGTATAAACTTGCTTCACTGTATCTTGAACATCTTCGTTTGAACATTTTGGTGCATTATCGCTAAAACATCCACTCATAAACAGGGCTAGTAAAACCGTTGGTATAAAAATTTTCATTCTTGCTTCCTTTTTTTTATTGTATCAAAAAACTAGAGATCATCTTGTTTTAAAGAGATCCCTTTCATATGGGAGATAGGGTAGGAGAAAGCGATTCCCGCTCCCGAACCTACAAGATCAAGCTCCTCCATAATCGATTTTATAATATCATCCACTTTTTTTGTCGGTGTGATAAACATCAAGTTAGAGTCTGTATTTTCACTGTGAAGACGGTTGTAAAAGTTCTCCATTTTCTCTAGACCCATACCGTGAGCACTCATAATAGTTACACCTCTTGCACCCGCATTACGAGCAGCTTGCAGTGCTTGTTCCGTTTTATTTGTCGGAACTATAACGTGTACCGCTGAGAAAGGGATATCGTAAGATTGACGTTTATCCGTCCCTTGAATACTTACAGTAGAAAGACCCATATTGTTTGCATCTTCTAAAGCGTGACGAAGTTCATTAATATGGATACGCTCCTTTTCACGCTCCCCGCGAATACCCATCTGTTCCGTTACAAAACCGTACAGCATAACCGTGATCATAGGAAAGAGTGATGCAAATGCGATCAGTCCGAAACCATCGATCAGCGGATCACGCCCTTCAATGTTTGTTGCCAGTCCAAGACCAAGGGCTGCAACAAGCGGTACCGTTACCGTTGAAGTTGTAACCCCGCCGCTATCGTATGCTACAGGGATAATATATTTTGGTGAGAGGAAAGTAAGAACTATAACAAACAGGTATCCGGCCATAATGTAGTAGACAATTTCACCGCCGACAACGATTCTGTATGCCCCTAAAGAGATACCGATCGCAACTCCGATTGCAACAAACACACGTAAAGCGTAGTCATTTATTTTCCCGTCACTAATCTCTTTTGCTTTTCTTGCAATTGCCGTAAGTGATGGCTCTGCCATAGTTGTAGAAAAACCGATCAATGCTCCAAACGAGTAGATAATAACGTTGTTGTCATATCTTGTAAGTTCCAGTGCCATAGTTTCACCAACTGAGAAAAGACCCATCTCAAGACCGACGATGAAAGCATCAAGACCTATAATTACAAGCCCAAAACCGATGATAACCTCTTTGAGATTATCAATAGGTTTTTTGAGGATCGCATACTGGAAAAACAGAATAACTGCTAAGATTGGCAGAACATCTATCATCACCCCTATGAGACCTTTAAGGACATCCAGGATTTTAAAGTTGTATTGTGTAGCAACGGTTGCAGCAGCATCAGTAATCGGTGCGATTGTAGGGATCTGAGTAACGGAATCTACAAACTGATACACTACGATTCCGTAAAACTGTACAAAGATCATAGGTGTAAGTGATGCAAATGCGATCAGCCCAAATCCGTCTAGTACTGGGTTTCTTCCCTTTATGTTTGAAGCAAGACCAATCCCAAGAGCTGCAACAAGAGGCACTGTTACCGTAGAAGTTGTAACACCTCCAAGGTCGTATGCAAGTCCTACGATCTCAGCAGGTGAAAAAGCAGTTGCCGCAACTACCAGAATGTAACCTGAGATGATGTAGTAGTGGATCGGATGCCCTTTGATAATTCTCCAAACACCAAGTACGATCGCAAAACCGACAGAAAATGCCACTACCATTCTAAGGGTCGTAGCATCAATACGTCCGTCACTGATTGAGGCCGCTTTTTGGGCGATAACGATAAGAGCAGGTTCTGCAACAGTAGTACCAAAGCCGATCATAAAAGCAAAAAGCATGATCCAAAATGTGGAGCCTTTGTTTGCAAACTCACTTGCTAAACCCTCACCTACAGGGAATATCCCAACTTCAAGTCCAAGTAAAAATACAGCAAGACCTACACCAACAATTGCAAGTCCGATCGTAGTACCTAACCAGTTTTCAGGTACACTCTGAATGATTGCAAGTTGAAAAAACATAATCACGAGAATGATAGGTAAAAGGTCTCTAAAAGACTCTTTTAAGAGTTGTAAAAAGGTTGAAAAACTTAACAAACTATGTCCTATTTAATTTTTTCGTATGATATCTAAAAGAGACAAAGAAAAGATTTAAAACCCATTTTGAGAAAAAGTGTTATAATGGATGTAGAAAATTATTCTAAAGGATTTATCATGAAAAGTTTCAAACTAATTGCAGTTGCAATGTTATTTGGTTCAATGAGTTTATTTGCCGCTAACTACGGTAATATGAGTACAGATGAATTGTTAGATCTTAGAGGTACACCTAAAACACAACAAGAGCGTAACCAACTTCATAATGAACTTCAAAATCGTTACCAGACAATGTCTCAAGAGCAAAAACAACGTTTCAATACTGTACCTGGAAAAGGTATGGGTAAAAGCCAAAACCAAGGTCAAGGTCAAGGAATGGGCAAAGGGATGAAAAAAGGTATGGGTAAATGTCAAGGAATGAAAAAAGGTATGGGTCAAGGTCAAGGGATGGGCAAAGGTAGAATGTAAAACTTCTACCCCTCTCTTTTTTTAAGTCACTTTTGGGCTACATAACTGTACAATGCGCTTTCTACTACAGTGGACAGTTGGCCGAGTGGTCGAAGGCGCTCGCCTGGAACGCGAGTATAGGGCAACCTATCGTGGGTTCGAATCCCACATTGTCCACCATTTATTAATCAAATCACTTCCATATCCAAAACAAAATTTATTACTTTCTCTTCAGCCATTTCACACGGTTTTAAAAGCGGTTTGTCAATGTTGTAATAGTTGAGACTTATAAAATCGTTGTCTCCAAGCTCTTTGGCATAGAGTTTTATAAGCTTGCCATCTAGTTGTGTTTGTTTTGAAAGCAGATAACGTTTGTTATTGTAAAACACGTCATAACTCCCGTCTGATAGTTCCAAAAGTTTCGCATGAAACACTTCTCTTTTATCCATTACTACTCTTTATTAGTTTAATTTATATGTAGAGAAATTATATATAAATTATTAAGTTACGAGTTACCAAAATGTACTCAATTTGCTTCTTTTTCGCAATCAAACAGAAATATCCATGAAATATTTGGCAGTTACCATTCCGACAAGAATCTGAAAAGATCGATAATTTTAGGAGAATGACAATATGAAAAAGCGTACAATCTTAAGTGCTTTAACGGCGGCTTTTTTAGCAGTTTCTTTTGCTGCGTGCAATAGTAGCGAAGATGGTGTTGATGGAATTAATGGTACTGATGGTGTTGACGGTCAGAGTGCAGGTTTTATAAAGTGGGAATTTGAAGAGCTTAGTGCACCAGTAACGGATGCAGAGAAAACTTCTATTCGTACAGCTACGAAGATCACAAACAATGCAGACGGGATCACAGACACTATAGGTTTTACAAAACTTATGGCTACGACAGATACAGACAACGGTGAAACGTTCGGTTTATTAAAAGATCATAATGATGTAGCTATGACATTTACTGATGGAAGTCCATATATCTGTAACGGTACAAATGCAGGACTTGGTTCAGGGCTTGATCACTCATCTATTTTAGAAAAAGATGGTCGTATCTTTATGGTATCTCAGTTTGAATGTGAAGTGGGTGCTATGTATGGTATGGAGTTAGAGCAAAATGCTACGACAGGTGCACTTGCAGTTAAAAAAGATTCTCTTCAATATATCAGTCAAAAAGAGGGTTACGGTGGTTGGGTACACTGTGCTGGTGTAACTACACCTTGGAACTCACACTTAGGGAGTGAAGAGTATGAACCAAATGCTCGTGCTGTAGAGGCTGATCTTAATACTACAACAATGTTAACTGGTAACAAGTACTATGATGAGGTTACAAAATACTACTGGCAAGATGAAAACAATGCTAATGCAACTAACAATAACAACCCTTATTTCTATGGTTGGATCCCTGAAGTTACAGTAAGCGGTGCTGCAGCTACACCGGCATTTGCTTATACAAAACACTTTAGTATGGGACGTGCAGCTTGGGAGTTGGCATATGTAATGCCTGATGAAAAAACTGCTTACCTTTCAGATGACGGTACAAACGTTGGTTTTTATATGTATGTAGCAGATACTGCAAAAGATCTAAGCGCAGGTACACTTTACGCTGCTAAATGGATCCAAACTTCAAACGTTGGTGCAGGTGCGGCAGACCTTATGTGGATCAAACTTGGACATACAACAGATGCAGAGATCAAAACTATCGTTGCAACTGAACCTAACTTTAGCGATATCTTCAACGTTGAAACACCAAATGTTGACGATACTTGTCCAACTGCGGGCTTCTCATTTGTAAATACGGCAATGGGTAAAGAGTGTCTTCAAGTAAAAGCTGGACAAGAAACAGCAGCAGCATACTTAGAAACTCGCCGTTATGCAGCTATGAAAGGTGCAACTACTGAGTTCCGTAAAGAGGAAGGGATCACTTTTAACCCAGATAACTCTACTGTTTATGTAGCGATGAGTCAAGTTGCTAAAGGGATGGCAGATACTGTAGGTGATGTACAGCTTTCTGAAAATAAATGTGGTGCTGTATATGGTTTAGATGTTTACGGTTCAGCTGAAACAGCTTACGATTCACTTCAAAACGTAATCAACAGTGACTATGTAGTGAAAAACATGCATTCGGTTGTTGAAGGTTCTCCTGCCGTTTATCCTGCAGGTTCTGCATATGAGAGCTATACATGTTCTGTAAACGGGATCGCAAATCCTGATAACGTAACATACCTAGAGGGTGAAAACATCTTAGCGATCGGTGAAGATACAAGTATGCATCCAAATGACTTTGTATGGAGTTTCGATACAACTTCAAATGAATTAACTCGTATTGTTTCTACACCGTACGGTTCTGAAACAACTTCACCATTTTGGTATAAAGATATCAACGGTTGGGGATACTTAAGTTTAGTAACACAACACCCATTCGGTGAGACAAGTACTAGTGATGTTGAAAACTCTTTAACACCGACAGATACTGAATCTTCTATCGGAGTTGTAGGGCCGTTTGACTTTACACTTGGTGATTCTAAAGGTTCACGTTAAATTTTCGAGAGAGGGTTGTAAGACCTTCTCTCCATTAAAATATTTTAGAATGTTTTTGTGGAGAGAATGATGGTAAAAAAGTATATAAATATAGGTTTGTTTTGTTGTTTGGCAATGTTTGCAGAGGGTTGCGGTACGCAAGAAGATCTTCAAAGTGATCAAAATATCTCTCAAGTGGAGCAGATAGAGCAAAACAGCAGTGTTTCGTATCGTGTAGCAGCTCAGGAGCTTACAATAACAACAGCTTCAAGCGTACTCAATAAAGCAGCCTATGTATCTTCTCAGTGCTATACAAAAACCGTAGATGAGAATAATGTAGCACACAATCCCTGTTTCTCTTGCCACATAAACTCTGAAGAGCCTAACTACATAGATGATCCAGACTTACAAGAGAGTTATGCTTTTAGTGAATATACGGTGACAAACCGCTGGACAAACCTTTTTAAAGATCGTACACAACAAGTGGCTAATATTACAGATGATGCGATACTTAGTTATGTTAGACAAAGCAACTATTTTGATGAGAATAATAGTATTGTTTTAAATGAGATCTTAGCGAGTGTTCCAAATGAGTGGGACTATAACAGTGACGGTATCTGGAGCGGTTACAAACCTGACTGTTATTTCAACTTTGATGGTGAAGGTTTTGATCAAACACCACAGAACAGCTATACAGGCTGGAGAGCTTTTGCATACTATCCGTTTCTTGGGACATTTTGGCCGACAAACGGTTCGATGGATGATGTGCTGATCCGTCTGCCGAAGGTGATGCGTGAAGATAAAAACGGAGCGTTTGATCTTAATGTGTATAAGATCAATTTAGCTGTTGTAGAGTCTTTGATCAAGAAAAATCCCG
Above is a window of Sulfurimonas marina DNA encoding:
- a CDS encoding DNA-binding protein is translated as MKKMSVEDAATFFGVSKEAIHNRIRRGSIQSVVENGIKLVVVDEQAKAPQKRATATKSINNDRYYKYLEEQNAKLQQRVDTLEGETRSLRDQKEQMLIEEKEKLERIYKEKDEQLKNILHTLSSKFMLSAAPSEELEAIEQHDAFEAEIEEETPSELISLKKYLKSLKLSEKKMIKTLKKFKELEDDRIVRVGKKIYIDPLKYDYSDLIKK
- a CDS encoding FAD-dependent oxidoreductase; its protein translation is MKTDVLIIGAGGAGLMAAIAAKEEGVDVLVLTKEYPTRSQTCMAQGGMNAALGNVAEDSVEDHIQNTLKSAHGEADEESIRFMCSEAINAVEYLDSIGVCFSRTGDGKIAQRRLGGASAPRACYAQDYTGLKILHTLYDRANALGIEFVNDTFLLEVLKDEDGNACGAKVLDIRSGELKTYIAKTVILATGGYSRIYDKYSTNSTASSGDGIAAALRAGAKLKDMEFVQFHPTGLKNSSILISESARGEGGYLLNSKGERFTDELAPRDQVSRAIDEQIKKGEDIFLDIRHLGESFIDEGLPQERKLAKLYENVDPVHDLIPIKPVAHYTMGGIAVDNRSQTNVERLYACGECANHNVHGANRLGGNSLLEIVVFGREAGRNAATKAKEVASLSVPAHTECFLEKEFSNTVDFYKYKEKIGNLLYNKVGIVRKKSELKDALEELEMIKSLLPQMGWSDTSAVYNTNKQEFLEFRNIVEVSEVVIQSALGRDESCGAHYMEAQS
- a CDS encoding DUF1538 domain-containing protein; translation: MLSFSTFLQLLKESFRDLLPIILVIMFFQLAIIQSVPENWLGTTIGLAIVGVGLAVFLLGLEVGIFPVGEGLASEFANKGSTFWIMLFAFMIGFGTTVAEPALIVIAQKAASISDGRIDATTLRMVVAFSVGFAIVLGVWRIIKGHPIHYYIISGYILVVAATAFSPAEIVGLAYDLGGVTTSTVTVPLVAALGIGLASNIKGRNPVLDGFGLIAFASLTPMIFVQFYGIVVYQFVDSVTQIPTIAPITDAAATVATQYNFKILDVLKGLIGVMIDVLPILAVILFFQYAILKKPIDNLKEVIIGFGLVIIGLDAFIVGLEMGLFSVGETMALELTRYDNNVIIYSFGALIGFSTTMAEPSLTAIARKAKEISDGKINDYALRVFVAIGVAIGISLGAYRIVVGGEIVYYIMAGYLFVIVLTFLSPKYIIPVAYDSGGVTTSTVTVPLVAALGLGLATNIEGRDPLIDGFGLIAFASLFPMITVMLYGFVTEQMGIRGEREKERIHINELRHALEDANNMGLSTVSIQGTDKRQSYDIPFSAVHVIVPTNKTEQALQAARNAGARGVTIMSAHGMGLEKMENFYNRLHSENTDSNLMFITPTKKVDDIIKSIMEELDLVGSGAGIAFSYPISHMKGISLKQDDL
- a CDS encoding succinate dehydrogenase/fumarate reductase iron-sulfur subunit, with protein sequence MKITVKRDSAFEIYELEDGAYTLLEALNKIKRELDNTLSFSSGCRSSVCGSCAMRVNEKEVLACSYKVQEGDLIEPLNNMPVIRDLVVDMDKSYEMNVKAKAWIKTINSEAVLDHEAEKINEVQSDCILCGSCYSSCPVYAVNGEFLGPFSLTRVWKYVSDKRENDAAEKIDTIQTNGIWDCTLCNNCTVVCPQNISSKADIEKLRVRSSMFGYSDPNFGSFGGGFDGGFGFDGSPSF
- a CDS encoding alkaline phosphatase PhoX, producing the protein MKKRTILSALTAAFLAVSFAACNSSEDGVDGINGTDGVDGQSAGFIKWEFEELSAPVTDAEKTSIRTATKITNNADGITDTIGFTKLMATTDTDNGETFGLLKDHNDVAMTFTDGSPYICNGTNAGLGSGLDHSSILEKDGRIFMVSQFECEVGAMYGMELEQNATTGALAVKKDSLQYISQKEGYGGWVHCAGVTTPWNSHLGSEEYEPNARAVEADLNTTTMLTGNKYYDEVTKYYWQDENNANATNNNNPYFYGWIPEVTVSGAAATPAFAYTKHFSMGRAAWELAYVMPDEKTAYLSDDGTNVGFYMYVADTAKDLSAGTLYAAKWIQTSNVGAGAADLMWIKLGHTTDAEIKTIVATEPNFSDIFNVETPNVDDTCPTAGFSFVNTAMGKECLQVKAGQETAAAYLETRRYAAMKGATTEFRKEEGITFNPDNSTVYVAMSQVAKGMADTVGDVQLSENKCGAVYGLDVYGSAETAYDSLQNVINSDYVVKNMHSVVEGSPAVYPAGSAYESYTCSVNGIANPDNVTYLEGENILAIGEDTSMHPNDFVWSFDTTSNELTRIVSTPYGSETTSPFWYKDINGWGYLSLVTQHPFGETSTSDVENSLTPTDTESSIGVVGPFDFTLGDSKGSR
- a CDS encoding peptide methionine sulfoxide reductase, producing the protein MDKREVFHAKLLELSDGSYDVFYNNKRYLLSKQTQLDGKLIKLYAKELGDNDFISLNYYNIDKPLLKPCEMAEEKVINFVLDMEVI
- a CDS encoding YajQ family cyclic di-GMP-binding protein produces the protein MAKEHSFDITAKVDVQLFKNAINLVDREVANRYDFKGTTYEVNYKEKDKALVLVASSDNKLDALKDIVIEKLLKQGLSSKVLDELRVEDASGGTRKATYRVVDYIESKEAKKITADIKKMKLKVNAQIEGDSIRVKAKNIDDLQKVMKMVREGEWEAPLKFENMR
- a CDS encoding DUF805 domain-containing protein, whose translation is MDQVKEYFIKYFIDIYRKNYANFDGRARRQEYWFFVLFYFIISFLVGLLDGLIGSEIDYVVYSAGLFGTIFTLASFIPFLALAARRMHDIDKSGWWQLIQIIPVIGWIWFLILTVLQGSVGQNRFGSDPIMETPAPVTVTVE